The sequence below is a genomic window from Bactrocera neohumeralis isolate Rockhampton chromosome 4, APGP_CSIRO_Bneo_wtdbg2-racon-allhic-juicebox.fasta_v2, whole genome shotgun sequence.
GATCATTCAGTGAGATTTTCTAATCAAatgagtatatataaaaatattaaaatcggCTATTTAGAATTATGTGCTTTGCTACCATATCGAGCCACAAAAGCCGCAACGTCGAATTTACGCTGACATCCCTTATAATTCATGTAacgtatttttccaaaaattggtCGTTCCGCCCATCCTTGATCATGCACGCCCCCAATCGACCACATACAAcctataaatttattgttatattactTGAAATGTCATGTTATCTTTAAACTCACCAACATAGCCGTTTGGATCTAGACCATCCAAACTATAtttatcattcaaaaaaatTGCGGTTTCTAAAGCAGAATCAGGCGTAGAAGACCACTCCAGTATCTTTTTTGCCCAATACATACGCAGAAAACCATGCATTTTGCCTTCACGTAACAATTGCAGTTGTGCTGCGTTCCATAGATCGTCGTGGGTGCGAGCCTGCTCAAACTCCGCCAATGTGTAAGAAGGCGAGCGCTTATCTTTGCGATGGTCTTCTAAGGTTTTAGCTGCCCAAGCATGTAAGCCTTTTAGACTGTCGTAGTGTTCATTATAATAGCAGAAATTATCTGCTAATTCACGTCTTACTATAGCTTCTTCGCAAAAAGCTTCCACTGATGCTTTATATTTCGATTTTAGTCTCATTACTTCGAGAACACAGCGTTGTACAGAAATATGACCTAcataaaaacaatagaaaacgGTATAAGAATCAATTGCAAAACGCTATACCAGCTTCCTTCTGATGTattggattttgaaaaattattataactatCTAATATAGTTCAagctaatataatatttatttaccaaAATGAAACCACGGTGAAAGTCCGGATAACGCGTTTATAGTGGGATCGTTTCGCTTCTCATTAAAAATTCGTAAACGTTTTGCGCAAAAGCTCTGCAATTGTGCGCATGCAGCTGTATATCCTGGCTGAGCCCAATCAACTTCATCTACTGAACGATCGCATTCTAAAGCTGCCTCAGCTTCTTGCCAATTTACTGGTTCGTAATTTGAAATTATGTTCTTATTGTGCGGATGTTTTATAACGGGTGGAAATTCTGTAAGAAACTCTGGTAGTTTCGAATTAATTTTTCCACGTATAGTGCGCGCACCATACTCTTGCTTGTCGGAAGCTATCCATAATGGCACCACATTATGTGCATCCACCTGTATAAAGGGAACTTCAATGGATAGCTTTTCCTTTACTTCTTCAACCCACTGCTGTGGAACACGAAGTGGTGTAAAATCACACACCAGGGCactaattttgtatttatttactaacTCTGGTAAACGATTTTTAGGCGAGCCAAAACATAAGTGTAAAGGTACACTCAGTTCCCGGCATTCCCGCTCGACTTCTTTTAAGCCTCCGATTAAAAACTTGTATTGACGCAATGTGGCATTTAAGTACTTTGGTACCAGGCAAAATGTGACTAAAAGTGGTAATTTCAGTTTTAGAGCCAAACGTTGACTGTATAAGAAGGCCCAATTGTCTTGAACGCGCGCTTCACGCGACATCCAATACAATACACCACCGCTGCGCGATTCAGACACTTCTTCGACGGAATTAAGTACGCGTACacgttttttgttaaaactaaATTCAGCAATGCTTTCAGCTGTTACTAAACGGCGTTGTTGTAAAGATTGTACTGAAATTGTAGTGGATGCTGCTTTTTCATTAATACCAACTCTTGAAAAACTAtcattattcgtatcaactccACTAGAACCAGCAGATTTGATTTTCTTGGGCTTTGCCACCGCATTGGTTGCGCTCTTAACACGCTTCATTTCACTTAAATACTTTGTTTCAAGAGGAGAACACTTTCTGTTTGAtgcaatttgtttatttgccagAGGGAAtgcatttattgcattttagttTTAGAGAGGAGAAATGAGTTGTTTTGATTATCGGGAATATGTTAtcgattttctaaatttaacgttttaaatttatttaaatcggACATCATACTTATCGAATAAACATATAAAGTCAGTTCCAATTTGAAATTCcagcaaaattcaaaaatttaatatgaaccTGTATGTAGGTATGGACAATACCACTAAAgtttttgatgaaattatgTCGTTGTATATGATTATATAAACTCACAATAATTTACAGCTGTTACATTTAATGAAtgtgaaattataaaataatgagCTGCAATAAAAGCCAATGTAAGCAATCGGCTTAAATTCATGTGATGATATGGCACGGTATGAAAGTAATTTGCAATCAGATCAAGTACAAAGCTACTCCAACAAACATAGAATATAAACCGACTAAAGTTCTTACTCTTAACTGTTCGACGGATAATATCTCTGTTATATACTCAAGTTATTTCGTTAATTCAGCAATGAATTTCagtaatgaattaaaaaaaattaagaaatatttaacagCTTTCAAAATGCGTGTAATTGCATTGGATCTAATATTGGTGttcgtaaacatttttaatattcactACGATGGTAAAACCGTGATTGTGAAAAGGAATCGGATAAACCATCGCCTGCGCCTTATACGAAAAGTACTAATTTACTTTCTGctgttatatattttagctTACATTTGTTCATCCTGTTTCTTTACCAATTTTCGCACAGTGATGCCAAAATATGCGCAGTCTTTAGATGAATATGGTTATGTAAGCCAATTGGAATACATCGTTAAATTAGGATTCTCGATTATGttattaaaactattaattgtttcttttcCGTTGTCGCATTGGTTgaagaataacaacaaaaagttaataataacATTGCTAAATGATGTGATAAAAATACGCCAAAAATTAAGCAAACGTAATATCGCAatcgattttaataatttaccgCCACATTGCAATCTCTTTTTTCATCTGCAATTCCTGTTAATCATTtggaatttattgaacaatatGCGGGTGCTTTTAAAGTTCGAGGATTTGTTCACTACAATTATGGACTTTATCTTCGATTCTTACTATGCATCCCTTTACCTTCTGTATCAAATTGTGCTGTTAATTCAATGGAATATCCATGATAAGCTTAATCAAAATTTTGCGAAGCGCATGGCACGTAAAGATTTTAATTGCAAAGATGTAATGCAGTTCATTACAATGCTGAGACgtttaaaaaattgtcaacGTAATTTTGCCAAAGGCTTTTGGTGGCTACCAACAATAGTTGTTATAAAGGCTTTCTTAATAATTTCCGAAAGCTCTTTCTTTTGGAATTATATCAGACAACATAATGCTATGTCCGACATTAGATTAATTTGGTTATATAGTAGTGCCGCTTTATACTGGCTGGATATTTTCCTATTGGTTTTTATGCTGAGTGAACTACGGCAATTGGATCATTGCGCACACCAACTATTATTCATGACGGTTATTAGGCAATGCGAAGCAACACCCGAACAAAGCGGCACAATTAAAGaggtttggtttttttttgtttcattatacAAAActctatgtacttatatatgtatgtatttctagcTAGATGAATTCTTTTCGTCTCATCATGTAAAACCTTATACTTTATATCTACATCCAAATCTACAACGCATGAGTTGCCTTATTATCTGGTCTATTTGGTGGCCATTTGTTTTCGGATTATTTATAACTTGCATAAATCCAATCAATTTTAGATATATACGTAGTTTAAGTCAATAAATtggaagaaatatattttaccttcttctttttttttctgaaaaattttcgatattatatgcaaatacacatatgtacatacttataattattacttttcttAACTCATGGTGTTCGTAACTAATTATGAGATAATGTCGCTCTATTATACGCAAATAGGTTTAGCTGCTATAAATTACTTTATGCATAGTAAAAACATTCCGACTAACACAACAAATAgcgtacacatacataagtattattTTGAGTAAAACACACGCCATAGGCTGAACTCAATTTCGCTGCTCTAACAAtggatttaaatttaattaaacactcAGTTAAAAAGCATTTAACGGTTTTCAAAATACGTCTATACATATTGGATCTCACTTCGGCTTTAATTAATATCCATTCCCTTCATTATAATGGTAAAAATGTAACGGTGAAAAAGAGTCGCATCAATCATTATCAACGTATAGCacgaaaaatattcatattcataataTTTGTGGAGTCTCTCCTTACGACTGTGGCCGGTTGTGGCTTTAGTgcgtttcgaaaatattttccaaatacatTGGAGAAAATGAATAGTGTGGTTCGAATTGCACTATTTAAACTAGTTATGACTACGAGTGcgattaaatattgtataaCGCTTTGTGTATTGTTCTGCTTGTGGAATAAAAAGAGTAAAAGAGATTTCATAACACTGCTAAACGAGCTGCTAAGACTCTGTCGAAAGTTACCCATTCATCTCGATATCGATTGCAACAAATTGCCGCCGCAAAGTAGTCTACTATTCCATTTACAATTTCTGGTGATTATTTGGAATTTGCTAAACAATCTGTTGCTGGCTTTTACTTTTAATGATATATATTCTTCATTGAGAGATTTCTTCAATGGGGTTTTCTACGCACCCATCCCATTGATGTATCAAACTGTGCTATTGACGTTGTGGCAACTGCATTACAAGGCGAATGCACAACTAGAAGTGCACGTGGTATGTGAGACGTgcaaaaacaaagatatatttaagttcattgcatttttgagcgccttaaaaactttccaaaatCGTTTTGCAAAAGCTTTTATTTGGCTGCCCCGTTTGGTGGCTGTTAAGACATTCCTAATTGTTGGCGAATGCTCATATTTGTGGCATtatcaaaatcattataataATTTGGCCGATGTCAAATTAATTTGGCTATATACCGCTGTCGCTGAAATTTTGTTAGACATTTTCTTATTGGTTTTCATGCTAACTGAATTGCGTCGTCTGGATCTTCAAACACAACATTAACTATATGTaatgattattaaattttacaatgagACGCCCTATCGAGAGAGGAGAATCGCTTTAAGGGAGGTTGGTGGTAAAGTTATTATGAGTTATTATgacaatacatatttataatatatttccagtttgatattttttttctactccTCAATGGAAATCTTATACACTGCATTTGCATCCCTTTGTACAGCAGTTGTGCCATCTACAAGTCTGGGCCATTTTAATACCAGTACTTTGTGGATTTATGCTGGCTTGCTTAGATCCATTCGATATGATGTCCATACGCGATTTGAGCCAATTCAATAcgatatagtaatttttatgcacaatttaaaacttttgtttatttgaattCCAATAAAATGATTAATATGTTGGTTAAATCAAAAAAGAATGCGTATTAGCTTCGGCGGCAACGAGCAATACCTAGGTGCTTCCCAGATAGTCGGGTCTAAACAACCGAAACGGACCCGAATTATTAATAGGCCAAGGACTGTTAACACGTCACCATTCCCCCAAATTACTTTAGGAACGTTttctgctgctacaacaacaacaacagttgctTATATcataaaagggtttaaaaagATCTTCATCTTGAGTTTAATAGACTGCGTTTATAAGGCAGCTAAAAAAAGCCGAGTGCAAAATTATGTTGGATAACTCTAAATGGGCTAGTTCGTGAATGTACAaacagatggacggacagacagatggacggacagacagatggaaAGTGTTAAATCGATCACGCCTTCTAGTTGTTAaaaaatttcgtggcaaacttactataccttgttcagggcaCATTGACGAATAATACTACACATAACCTAAAAGAAAATGGGCAGAATTTGCATGGCTTTGTATATAgttgttttgtatatatattttcgcaattgaatttgttttataagTACATTACAATACATTTCAAATTTCGATTATACGATTTTCTTTgttgttcatttatttatttttttttgtttgtttgtttttaggTAATAAGTTTGACTACTTTGTATTTGActggaattaaaaattacatattatataattttcacataaataaatacatatcatTTGATATACAAGACATATGCGCGTTTTATATACtcttcacatatacatacatacattttactgTAATTGTAACTGATACTAAATgattcttttgcattttatttgaacTAGATTTACAATggtttttcaaactttaaattggatttttttatataatttgtttgttgtcttttttgttatgtttttttcgttattctTTTGTTGCTATATGTGCGGTATTGTGTATATGACAATTTGAAGACTGAAACAGTTTATATgccctttatatatgtatttgcttgtAAGCCgcttaatacaaatatataatatatgtatataaatagacTTGTAATGGAATTTAATAAGGTTGCAAGGTAgtaggtatgtatgtgaacgggttaaaagagtttaaaagtaaatattggATTCAAGAAGTTTTAAAATCAAAGGATGTggtaatattttatgttatagaagttaatattaataattaacaatattttgccCCGAGCATAGTATTTTTTTGGCTTTAATTGCTCTacagttataattaaaatacatacataatttgcTGTAAACACAAAAATTGGTTGTATTTGCCACAGTTTAACTAGATAGCAAGCtctttttaaattacatattttttgctatATTAAAACTCAAAATGTTTCCTGGCCtgttatataaaatacaaataaacaaatacaaatgttGCATACTAGCAGGCGCCCTAGTATTTTTCTAACGTAACTGATAACTGACTGGTCGTTGTAGTCTGCAATACCtgacttgaaattttaaatgaaccAAGCTGTGAATTCAAATGActttaatcaaaacaaaatattttttttttggttcaat
It includes:
- the LOC126756808 gene encoding deoxyribodipyrimidine photo-lyase-like — translated: MKRVKSATNAVAKPKKIKSAGSSGVDTNNDSFSRVGINEKAASTTISVQSLQQRRLVTAESIAEFSFNKKRVRVLNSVEEVSESRSGGVLYWMSREARVQDNWAFLYSQRLALKLKLPLLVTFCLVPKYLNATLRQYKFLIGGLKEVERECRELSVPLHLCFGSPKNRLPELVNKYKISALVCDFTPLRVPQQWVEEVKEKLSIEVPFIQVDAHNVVPLWIASDKQEYGARTIRGKINSKLPEFLTEFPPVIKHPHNKNIISNYEPVNWQEAEAALECDRSVDEVDWAQPGYTAACAQLQSFCAKRLRIFNEKRNDPTINALSGLSPWFHFGHISVQRCVLEVMRLKSKYKASVEAFCEEAIVRRELADNFCYYNEHYDSLKGLHAWAAKTLEDHRKDKRSPSYTLAEFEQARTHDDLWNAAQLQLLREGKMHGFLRMYWAKKILEWSSTPDSALETAIFLNDKYSLDGLDPNGYVGCMWSIGGVHDQGWAERPIFGKIRYMNYKGCQRKFDVAAFVARYGSKAHNSK
- the LOC126756817 gene encoding uncharacterized protein LOC126756817, which translates into the protein MKVICNQIKYKATPTNIEYKPTKVLTLNCSTDNISVIYSSYFVNSAMNFSNELKKIKKYLTAFKMRVIALDLILVFVNIFNIHYDGKTVIVKRNRINHRLRLIRKVLIYFLLLYILAYICSSCFFTNFRTVMPKYAQSLDEYGYVSQLEYIVKLGFSIMLLKLLIVSFPLSHWLKNNNKKLIITLLNDVIKIRQKLSKRNIAIDFNNLPPHCNLFFHLQFLLIIWNLLNNMRVLLKFEDLFTTIMDFIFDSYYASLYLLYQIVLLIQWNIHDKLNQNFAKRMARKDFNCKDVMQFITMLRRLKNCQRNFAKGFWWLPTIVVIKAFLIISESSFFWNYIRQHNAMSDIRLIWLYSSAALYWLDIFLLVFMLSELRQLDHCAHQLLFMTVIRQCEATPEQSGTIKELDEFFSSHHVKPYTLYLHPNLQRMSCLIIWSIWWPFVFGLFITCINPINFRYIRSLSQ